The following is a genomic window from Fundulus heteroclitus isolate FHET01 chromosome 16, MU-UCD_Fhet_4.1, whole genome shotgun sequence.
cAAATGCGATCCAGGCAAACTGGTCGCTTAACATTTTATCTGTCTGCTGTGCCGGGGGGGGGGACACAGATCTCCCTCCGGAAACACCAAATACAGCTTCGGTCAGTAAAATAACAGCCAAATATGTCGATAACAGCTGACATTGAAATCATATTTAAATGGACTATAGTCATTTTATTAACAGTAGCAATAAAACTGGTCAATTGATAATCTCACcatagaaaaaaaggaaatttacaCTAAATAGTCATTTGTGTGATTTAAagcattttgtcactttaaaatGGGAAAACATGAATGAGAAAGGTCACCCTTGGCGCTTCAGCTGGCCTGGAGAAGAGGAGGTCTGGTTCTGACTTTGCTTCAGAACTCtggaaaatatacaaaatagaaatgtaaaaaaaaaaaaactggaaaccTTAAAGAATCAGCAGCACAAACACTGAGAACATGATGtcaaagaaagtaaataaaacctCTGTAACCTGTTGGTGATGGGGCTTTTTGGCTTGTGCTGCGCCTTTCTGACCGGTGCTGGGGATTCGCCGGCCCTGAAGAATCACAAAGCAcggcaataaaaacaaaaacagagctaaTCATCTGAAATCATAGCGACATCACATGGACGGGTGTGTTTTTCCTTCTCATCTTACTTCTTCTTCCTGTCCATTGACCTCTGTGTGGCAGCAGACAGAGATATTCTGTCTTTGGGGGATTTGGCTTTCTCCTGCAGGGAAGtaagagatttaaaataaaaatgtaagctGTGGGAGCTAGAGGGAAAtcaaaaaaagggaaactttaaataaaaaaaaaacagttctgtaACTATCCAAATAAAATAGGATTTGATTTAGGAGTACGAATTTATACACAGGAAACTATgagttggaaaaaataaaaagtgcatATAATgtgtaaagttttctttttaagtccTAAGTAAAACCTTCCGCTGCttattttgtctctgtgtttactACATGGCCAGTGTTTTCAGATTACCAGTTCTCGAAGCTTCCTCTCTGCGCGGAGCTccctgtcctgctgcagaagcGCCAATCGGTCCCTCAAAGGCATTTCAAAGAAGATCTCATGGACGTCATAAAGGGCGGCACGTAACTGGGGGACAGATGTGCCCATAAGAACACAAAGGGAGAGGAGGACATCTGCTGGCTGCATATGGTCATATAATAGTCATACCTGGGCTCTGACTCgctcctgcagagagagatCTTGTGCTGTGTAGGTCCCTCTCTTCTGTCCAGCTTCAGTCTCAAAGGATCGAATGAATTCTTGCGTATCCTAAGGTACAGATTTATAGAAGTATGTTTTAGACCTACTCAGTAACGCTACAGTTCCATTAATAAGTAAAATATCCCCATTAGTGTCACAATTCTTTATCATTTatacactctttttttttcatctggatGGGACCTTACCACAACGGTTTGGCGCAGATGTTTCACCTTCTCTGTTTTGAGAAGTCTGCGTATGAGGAAGCCACGAATCATGGCGCCGATCCGACAGAATGCTTTCTGATGCTCTGCTGTTAGAACCTACGAACCATAGCATTCACACAGAAAAAGGGAATCATTAAATTCTTTAAACCTTCCACAATCTGCAGATTAAATGATGATAGCTGAAATACCAAAAACACACAGTAAACAGTGGATGGGACCTCTGTGATCTTTTAGGTGGTCTGTaagttttaaaggaaaaaagcaGCTATGTTCTCCACACCAAGCATGTTAGGGACCAGCCTTCCtgtcaacaacaaaaacttaCAAAACTCAGAAGAGATGCATCAACACCTGTAAAAATTAACTGAACTGCAAAAATTTGAATGTACCGTTGATGCAGAAacattaatttaacattttaacagaatttatttttgttagtgCTCCAGGGACATTCATCTTGGACAGTTCTGGTTTTGAACCCAGTTCTGTTGATATGAAAAAGTGCCGTCTACTACAAGATGTTTCATACAAACCCTGCTTTCATTTGTAGCCACTTTTAACACCTGTGATAATGTAATTGTCTTTAATCTCCTGATAGACCACTGGAAGGAAAGGCGGTTATGTGATTGTAATGAATAATGTCTTCAAAGTTATTTCAGTTTGAACAGACACCATAATATCTAATATTACCTCCAAGTTAATTTGTCCAATGGAGATCAGAGCCAAAACCAAGGGAAAGAGGGTCAGGGTTTCTACaacatttccattttaaaatcttattacGCTTTCTAGGTGTTTACAGATTTTCTGTTATCCCATAACCCTTTTAACGTTTATTTTACACAGTAAAATTTTCGAGTTTCTATTTGCAAACACAACCTGGCCAAGAGgtaaacagaaatacataattgTATGCAAGCATATAAACACATAATCAAAACAACAGGGAACAAGCATGTAAATCATGAGTGAAACGGCGTAGTTAAGAAgaaaactatactttaacaGGAGAAAGGGGAGGAAGAAATGTGTGCATATATGtgtttacatatacatgtaCGTGTGTGAGGAAAAAGGCGCAATGAGACTAATGACCTCGACACACGTGGAGTGACAAACGACAGCGACTAATGGCTTTCGTCGCCTCTGCGGTGAAAACCAAACACACGGGACGCGACAGCGACGGCAAAGTTTCAAATTGCACAGTTGGATCGCTTGTTCCCCAGAAATTTGATTGGTTATGAAATTGGAGGGGTTCTGATATTTTCAAAGCAGCCAGAGACCAACAAGAAAAAAGAGTAAGAAGATTTTGCTGGAATTGACTGAAATCTTGCATTATATCTACtccacaaaattaaaaaaaatcatcctagATTACAGCAAGGAGAATATCATCATTTGATGGCGgactcatttttaatttttaaaagaagttactaaataaagtctgaaaaatCCAACTCCTTTTTATActaaatgaattttttttttacaaagttatGCAGGCTAGTTACAAAATCATGTTTTTCTATACTTTTTAAGATTACCATGATGTGTCAGTTAAAAATGTTcattataaaagttatttagTTTCTAAATATAAACAGAAATGCTTGTTCCCgaaaatgtatttcaatccataaaaaatataattatcagTCAGGGTTTCAActtcaattgaaaatgttattggctcatataaagaaaaaaatcaatctttcttaattttgtttgttaaatgcaCTCAGAGATCACTTGGTGTGATTGAAGTTATCGAGTGTGGCCTGCCCAGAGGTCTATTTCACAAAAGCCGAATTTGGAAATCCAGGATAAACGCTAAAGCCAGACTTGAACTAACGTGCTCAATCTATATCCGCTACAATGGATGAGTTAACTAAACAAGCAGCATCTTTTGATGGAGCCTT
Proteins encoded in this region:
- the LOC118566380 gene encoding centriolar coiled-coil protein of 110 kDa; the protein is MDSKQSRARLSLVLTAEHQKAFCRIGAMIRGFLIRRLLKTEKVKHLRQTVVDTQEFIRSFETEAGQKRGTYTAQDLSLQERVRAQLRAALYDVHEIFFEMPLRDRLALLQQDRELRAERKLRELEKAKSPKDRISLSAATQRSMDRKKKAGESPAPVRKAQHKPKSPITNRVLKQSQNQTSSSPGQLKRQGSWYRKTPEERVRRWDTMKKQNSLG